One Paenibacillus crassostreae DNA segment encodes these proteins:
- a CDS encoding helix-turn-helix domain-containing protein, with protein sequence MSNVYLNLFTRDEHFPFFIQYGSHEENTTFHNHVDFSELVIVLNGHATHIVNSEESFIKKGNVFVINSGTSHAYKDPYDFKICNIMYKPEMLNSAGSDLRTLNGFQALFILEPFYRSINPYKSKLNISIVSLEYVASLISIMIKEYEEKIHGYKTMLASRFMELVVYLSRQYDHQEKGIDASLMHLANAISYIEDHYLVQVTLEEIATKSDISVRHLNRLFRAYYLTTPIAYLQRLRLERACTLLNQTNLSITEISYECGFNDSNYLTRQFKKTYGMSPKSFRNKK encoded by the coding sequence ATGAGTAATGTATATTTGAACTTGTTTACGAGGGATGAGCATTTCCCCTTTTTCATTCAGTATGGATCACATGAGGAGAACACTACGTTTCATAACCATGTAGACTTTTCTGAACTTGTCATTGTGCTGAATGGACATGCTACCCATATCGTCAATAGCGAAGAATCTTTTATCAAAAAAGGTAATGTTTTTGTTATTAACAGTGGAACTTCGCATGCCTATAAGGACCCGTATGACTTCAAAATTTGCAATATTATGTACAAACCTGAAATGCTCAATTCTGCCGGATCTGATCTGCGAACATTGAACGGTTTTCAAGCCCTTTTTATTTTGGAACCGTTTTATCGTAGTATTAATCCTTATAAAAGCAAACTTAACATATCGATTGTAAGCCTGGAGTACGTCGCCTCCCTCATTTCGATCATGATTAAGGAATATGAAGAGAAAATTCACGGCTATAAAACCATGCTCGCTTCCCGATTTATGGAACTTGTCGTTTATTTATCAAGACAATATGACCATCAGGAGAAAGGAATAGATGCCAGTCTAATGCACCTAGCAAATGCGATTTCTTATATTGAGGATCACTATCTTGTGCAAGTTACACTTGAAGAAATAGCGACCAAATCAGATATTTCGGTTAGACACTTAAATAGATTATTTCGGGCTTATTATCTGACAACGCCGATCGCTTATCTACAGCGTCTTCGTTTAGAACGAGCATGCACGTTGTTAAATCAAACTAATCTTTCAATTACGGAAATCTCATACGAGTGCGGCTTTAACGACAGCAATTACCTCACGCGCCAATTCAAAAAAACATACGGTATGTCTCCTAAGTCCTTTAGAAATAAAAAATAA
- a CDS encoding glycoside hydrolase family 43 protein yields MQYTNPVIPGFHPDPSICRAGDDYYLVTSTFEYFPGVPIFHSKDLVNWRQIGHCLTTEVQLPLANSWSSGGIFAPTIRYHNGWFYMVTTNVSGVGNFFVKTKNPAETWSNPILVAQDGIDPSLTFDDDGRVYFQSSRTGDQGHAIYQCEIDIETGSMLTESHLLWKGSGGAYPEAPHVYKIKGYYYLMIAEGGTEYGHMETIARSKHPFGPYESYSNNPILSNRSMESSIHATGHADLIETQDGSWWAVCLGIRPASYPMAHHLGREVHLAPVSWTSEGWPVIGNDTHIETVMESPKLPEVQWPEKSIRDNFDSSNLRLDWTFLRNPVQGSWSLQDQPGHLVLHGHKTSLNETGSPAFVGRRLCHFTCKVEAQMEFEPLNDGQEAGLTVYMNEKHHYDLAVRSIEGSKMIVFRRTVGSLKVEEIRECPEGPIVLQIQALRDKFIASIRTPEIEPIEMGWGETHFLSTEMAGGFTGVFVAMYATSETGESAPALFDWFDYEPVELMEK; encoded by the coding sequence ATGCAATATACTAATCCCGTAATACCGGGCTTTCATCCGGACCCCAGCATTTGTCGGGCTGGTGATGATTATTATTTGGTCACAAGTACATTTGAATATTTCCCTGGAGTGCCTATTTTTCATAGCAAAGATCTAGTCAACTGGCGACAGATCGGTCATTGTCTTACAACAGAAGTACAGTTGCCATTAGCTAATTCATGGAGTTCAGGAGGGATATTCGCACCGACAATCCGTTATCATAACGGTTGGTTTTATATGGTGACAACCAACGTAAGCGGAGTCGGGAATTTCTTTGTTAAAACGAAAAACCCAGCAGAAACATGGTCAAATCCGATACTTGTTGCCCAGGACGGAATAGATCCATCGCTAACATTTGATGATGACGGACGCGTATACTTTCAGTCTTCCCGCACCGGTGATCAGGGTCATGCTATTTATCAGTGTGAAATCGATATTGAAACCGGCAGCATGCTGACAGAGAGCCACCTATTATGGAAAGGAAGTGGAGGGGCTTATCCGGAAGCTCCTCATGTATACAAAATAAAGGGTTACTATTATTTGATGATCGCTGAAGGTGGCACAGAATATGGACATATGGAAACCATCGCAAGAAGCAAACATCCATTTGGACCCTATGAATCTTATTCAAATAATCCTATTCTCTCGAATAGAAGTATGGAAAGTAGCATACATGCAACCGGTCATGCAGATTTGATAGAGACTCAGGACGGCAGCTGGTGGGCTGTTTGCTTGGGAATCAGACCGGCCTCATACCCTATGGCTCATCATTTAGGCAGAGAGGTGCATCTTGCTCCTGTAAGCTGGACATCTGAGGGTTGGCCGGTAATCGGCAATGACACGCATATCGAAACAGTCATGGAGTCTCCGAAGCTACCCGAAGTCCAATGGCCTGAGAAGTCGATCAGAGATAACTTTGACAGTTCAAATCTTAGATTGGATTGGACCTTTTTGCGAAATCCCGTGCAAGGAAGCTGGTCATTACAGGACCAACCAGGACATCTAGTACTGCATGGACATAAAACGTCTTTGAATGAAACGGGTTCTCCTGCCTTTGTAGGCAGACGTCTTTGTCACTTCACTTGTAAGGTAGAAGCACAGATGGAATTTGAACCGCTTAACGATGGCCAAGAAGCAGGATTAACCGTATATATGAACGAAAAGCATCATTATGATCTAGCTGTAAGGTCTATAGAAGGAAGCAAAATGATAGTCTTTCGGCGAACTGTCGGTTCACTGAAAGTAGAAGAAATCCGTGAATGTCCGGAGGGGCCAATTGTGCTTCAAATTCAGGCTCTGCGAGATAAATTTATAGCTTCAATCCGCACTCCAGAAATCGAACCCATTGAAATGGGGTGGGGGGAAACTCATTTTCTTAGCACAGAAATGGCAGGAGGTTTTACAGGAGTATTTGTTGCCATGTATGCAACCTCTGAAACGGGAGAATCCGCCCCTGCGTTATTTGATTGGTTCGATTATGAGCCGGTTGAATTGATGGAGAAATAA
- a CDS encoding ABC transporter substrate-binding protein, producing MITILSKKIGILALTSALLISAGCSSSGNDSASTKSGNNADDTSPITFSFFGADASPNWNNMQDDVGKEITAKTGVTLEAEYDVGSGGGQTKIALMAASGQYPDIVYAKGELNKLVDAGAIIDLTDLIDQHAPNIKKVMNSNMNRMKYSNDDQAIYSIPTNIGVDQQAFDVTNGFEVQLRVLKELGYPEIKTVHDFESVLKEYVAKHPTTDGLPTIPLTLNADDWKIMITVTNQADVTTGGTNDGEYHVNPDTYEAMLHYKRPEEKDYFRWLNHMYNTGLLDKDSFVQKEDQYKAKIASGRVLGLTSVEWEYQDAENALKSEGKDEYTYGHFPVTLNEQYKDHSLQSIGVDGYGISITTDCEDPIRAIKFLDWLSSEEGQVLRNWGIEGKQYNVEDGNRVIPDDILDQKVNDASNFTKETGIGLYSIFGVRYGDGVKDSTNNYYTTNFPEQIIASYSDAEKETLAAYNATTWKDLFPSEDEFPVKEWGALYNMQAPTDGDYPVIYQKTQDIVRKRIPEAIMSKPADFDGIYDNFIDELNKAGAEKMESEYSELVKARVSLFTGKDVQ from the coding sequence ATGATTACAATCTTATCCAAAAAAATTGGAATACTGGCTCTGACTAGTGCACTGCTTATTTCGGCAGGTTGTAGCAGTTCTGGTAACGATTCCGCTAGTACCAAATCTGGTAACAACGCAGACGATACAAGTCCAATTACGTTTTCTTTCTTTGGCGCTGACGCAAGTCCTAACTGGAACAACATGCAGGATGATGTGGGTAAAGAAATTACCGCAAAAACTGGCGTTACGCTAGAAGCGGAATACGATGTTGGTAGTGGCGGAGGACAAACCAAGATCGCTTTGATGGCGGCCAGCGGCCAATACCCCGATATCGTATATGCGAAGGGTGAACTCAACAAACTAGTTGATGCCGGAGCGATCATTGATCTAACAGATCTTATCGATCAGCACGCTCCCAATATTAAAAAGGTTATGAATAGTAACATGAATCGTATGAAATACAGTAATGATGACCAAGCAATCTACTCTATTCCGACTAACATTGGTGTAGATCAACAGGCCTTTGATGTAACCAACGGGTTTGAGGTCCAGCTTCGGGTATTAAAAGAACTGGGGTATCCAGAAATTAAAACGGTACATGATTTTGAAAGCGTACTAAAAGAATATGTAGCTAAACATCCAACAACGGATGGACTACCGACCATCCCACTTACACTGAACGCTGATGACTGGAAGATCATGATTACGGTAACCAATCAGGCTGATGTGACAACAGGTGGAACAAATGATGGCGAATATCATGTAAATCCCGATACTTATGAAGCTATGCTTCACTATAAACGGCCAGAAGAAAAGGATTATTTTCGCTGGTTAAATCACATGTATAACACAGGTCTGCTTGACAAAGATTCTTTTGTTCAAAAAGAAGACCAGTATAAAGCCAAAATTGCCAGTGGACGAGTACTTGGTCTCACCTCTGTGGAATGGGAATACCAGGACGCTGAAAATGCCTTGAAATCCGAAGGGAAGGACGAGTATACTTACGGGCATTTTCCGGTGACTTTGAATGAGCAGTATAAAGATCACTCTTTGCAGTCGATTGGTGTTGATGGATACGGTATTAGTATCACAACCGATTGTGAAGATCCGATCCGCGCGATCAAGTTCCTTGACTGGTTATCCTCAGAAGAAGGTCAAGTACTGAGAAACTGGGGCATTGAAGGCAAGCAATATAATGTAGAAGATGGGAACCGTGTTATTCCTGACGATATTCTTGACCAAAAAGTAAACGATGCGTCGAATTTCACGAAGGAAACAGGCATCGGTCTATATTCCATTTTTGGAGTCCGATATGGGGATGGCGTTAAAGATTCCACTAATAATTACTATACAACCAACTTCCCAGAACAAATTATCGCCAGTTACTCTGATGCTGAGAAAGAAACTTTAGCAGCTTATAACGCAACAACCTGGAAAGATTTGTTCCCCAGCGAAGATGAATTTCCTGTCAAAGAGTGGGGCGCATTATACAACATGCAGGCACCAACAGATGGAGACTATCCAGTCATTTATCAGAAAACACAAGATATTGTCCGCAAACGGATCCCAGAAGCAATAATGTCCAAACCGGCTGATTTTGATGGAATTTATGACAAT